One Cuculus canorus isolate bCucCan1 chromosome 2, bCucCan1.pri, whole genome shotgun sequence genomic region harbors:
- the TRIL gene encoding TLR4 interactor with leucine rich repeats, with protein MGAPRRVGLMVLWGSVPLLLLLLPAAEPVCPEPCDCQQHQHLLCTNRGLRAVPKAAAPHDILTYSLGGNFIANISAFDFHRLAGLQRLDLQYNRIRSLHPKAFERLGRLEELYLGNNLLPALAPGTLSALAKLRILYVNANEIGRLSAASFSGLGSLVKLRLDGNELGSLGDSTFSGLPNLLYLHLESNRIRWLSRGAFAGLAKLRFLDLSGNQQSSLRHPETFVPLQSLHTLLLAGNSLQELAGGLFQHLPALAKLSLGGNRLAHLPPDAFAGLGSLKELRLEGNLLSHLPAALLEPLGSLEALDLSRNALTALHPDAFARLGRLRELSLRDNALATLPGELFASSPALYRLELEGNAWSCDCRLRGLKRWLGAWHSRGRLLTVFVQCRLPPALAGKYLDYLQDAQLPPPPDGAPCPAAASASPAPLAEALGGNASSAGAALAASTARLQGAPGPTAAWPRRAGTPRASAGAPPLVSDPCAFNELFLYNLSVEAVGSSSVTVRWAVRPHRSARPQGPPRFRLLFDRFGAAVKFQRFVYLPERGEPAATLRELRPDTPYLVCVEGVLGGRVCPVAPRDHCAGLVTLPEGTRGPDPQLLTLALLAANALLLVAALAAWASRLLRRKVLGRRRKAAPVHVRHLYSTRRPLRSMGTGVSADFSGFQSHRTPRATAACALSEADLIEFPCEHFGDSGGTRRGDDHLLQRFAD; from the coding sequence ATGGGGGCGCCGCGCCGGGTCGGCCTGATGGTGCTGTGGGGCTCCGtcccgctgctgctgctgctgctgcccgcGGCCGAGCCCGTCTGCCCCGAGCCGTGCGactgccagcagcaccagcacctccTCTGCACCAACCGGGGCCTCCGCGCCGTGCCCAAGGCTGCCGCGCCCCACGACATCCTCACCTACAGCCTCGGGGGCAACTTCATCGCCAACATCTCCGCCTTCGACTTCCACCGCCTGGCGGGGCTCCAGCGCCTGGACCTGCAGTACAACCGGATCCGCTCCCTGCATCCCAAAGCCTTTGAGCGCCTAGGCCGGCTGGAGGAGCTCTACCTGGGCAACAACCTGCTGCCGGCACTGGCCCCCGGCACCCTCAGCGCCCTGGCCAAGCTGCGCATCCTCTACGTGAACGCCAACGAGATCGGCCGCCTCAGCGCCGCCTCCTTCTCCggcctgggcagcctggtcaaGCTGCGCCTGGACGGCAACGAGCTGGGCTCGCTGGGCGACTCCACCTTCTCGGGGCTGCCGAACCTGCTGTACCTGCACCTGGAGTCCAACCGCATCCGCTGGCTGAGCCGCGGAGCCTTCGCCGGACTGGCCAAGCTGCGCTTCCTCGACCTCTCGGGGAACCAGCAGAGCTCCCTTCGCCACCCGGAGACCTTCGTGCCGCTGCAGTCGCTGCACACGCTGCTGCTGGCCGGTAACAGCCTGCAGGAGCTGGCCGGGGGGCTCTTCCAGCACCTGCCCGCCCTGGCCAAGCTGTCTCTCGGCGGCAACCGGCTGGCTCACCTGCCCCCGGACGCCTTCGCGGGGCTGGGCTCGCTGAAGGAGCTGCGCCTCGAGGGGAACCTGCTGAGCCACCTGCCCGCCGCGCTGCTGGAGCCGCTGGGCAGCCTGGAGGCGCTGGACCTGAGCCGCAACGCGCTGACCGCCCTGCACCCCGACGCCTTCGCCCGGCTCGGCCGTCTGCGGGAGCTCAGCCTGCGGGACAACGCGCTGGCCACGCTCCCCGGCGAGCTCTTCGCCTCCAGCCCGGCCCTCTACCGCCTGGAGCTGGAGGGGAACGCCTGGAGCTGCGACTGCCGCTTGCGCGGGCTCAAGCGCTGGCTGGGGGCATGGCACTCGCGGGGACGCCTGCTCACCGTCTTCGTGCAGTGCCGCCTGCCGCCCGCGCTGGCCGGCAAGTACCTCGATTACCTGCAGGACGCGCAGCTGCCGCCGCCCCCCGACGGCGCTCCCtgccccgccgccgcctccgcgTCCCCCGCGCCTCTCGCCGAGGCGCTCGGCGGCAACGCCAGCAGCGCGGGGGCAGCGCTGGCCGCCTCCACCGCCCGCCTGCAGGGGGCGCCTGGCCCCACGGCGGCCTGGCCGCGGCGAGCGGGGACTCCGCGGGCCTCGGCGGGCGCCCCGCCGCTGGTGTCCGACCCGTGCGCCTTCAACGAGCTGTTCCTGTACAACCTGTCGGTGGAGGCGGTGGGCTCCAGCTCGGTGACGGTGCGCTGGGCGGTGCGGCCGCACCGCAGCGCTCGCCCGCAGGGGCCGCCGCGGTTCCGCCTCCTCTTCGACCGCTTCGGAGCCGCCGTCAAGTTCCAGCGCTTCGTGTACCTGCCCGAGCGCGGGGAGCCGGCGGCCACGCTGCGGGAGCTCCGCCCGGACACCCCCTACCTCGTGTGCGTCGAGGGTGTCCTGGGCGGCCGCGTGTGCCCGGTGGCGCCGCGGGACCACTGTGCCGGGCTGGTCACCCTTCCCGAGGGCACCCGCGGCCCCGACCCGCAGCTGCTGACGCTGGCGCTGCTGGCGGCCAACGCACTGCTGCTGGTGGCGGCGCTGGCAGCCTGGGCCTCGCGCCTGCTGCGCAGGAAGGTGCTGGGGCGGCGGCGCAAGGCGGCGCCCGTCCACGTGCGCCACCTCTACTCCACTCGACGCCCGCTGCGCTCCATGGGCACCGGCGTCTCTGCCGACTTCTCGGGCTTCCAGTCGCACCGGACGCCTCGCGCCACCGCTGCCTGTGCCCTCAGTGAGGCCGACCTCATCGAGTTCCCCTGCGAGCACTTTGGGGACAGCGGCGGCACTCGCCGCGGCGACGACCACCTGCTGCAGCGCTTCGCCGACTGA